A single window of Bacillota bacterium DNA harbors:
- a CDS encoding CoA-binding protein, with amino-acid sequence MQDEALEILKTARTVAVVGLSPDPSRPSHNVASYLKRQGYRIIPVNPTVSEVLGEKSYPDLRSVPEPIDVVDVFRRPEHVPQLVEDAIAVGAKAVWLQEGVVHEQAAERARQAGLRVVVDRCMLKEHQRHRMAGQL; translated from the coding sequence ATGCAGGACGAGGCGCTGGAGATCCTGAAGACCGCCCGAACAGTGGCCGTGGTGGGACTGTCGCCCGACCCGTCCCGTCCCAGCCACAACGTGGCCAGTTACCTGAAGCGCCAGGGCTACCGCATCATCCCGGTAAACCCCACGGTCTCCGAGGTGCTCGGCGAGAAGAGTTACCCTGATCTGCGTTCCGTGCCTGAACCCATCGACGTCGTGGACGTGTTCCGCCGGCCGGAGCACGTTCCCCAGTTGGTCGAGGACGCCATCGCCGTGGGTGCGAAGGCCGTCTGGCTGCAGGAAGGTGTCGTCCACGAACAGGCCGCCGAGCGGGCGCGCCAGGCGGGGCTGCGGGTGGTCGTGGACCGGTGCATGCTGAAGGAGCACCAGCGGCACCGGATGGCCGGGCAGTTATAG
- a CDS encoding phosphoribosyltransferase, giving the protein MGEPGATPYDYASRRGIRPVTWNEFESLCRRVAQALAVREIDGVVGIARSGLIAATQVALNLRIDLFPVSLSRRRGDRVVERHPVWLQPPGQALAGRRVAVVDEIADTGETLAMAARAVRDAGAAIVVTAALAAYTWASPAPDVLALTTDALIVWPWGRYVLEAGRWVLHPEYAEALRLQGYQNPEGALPNAGGPAAHDRRPAP; this is encoded by the coding sequence TTGGGCGAACCTGGCGCCACGCCGTACGACTACGCCAGCCGCCGGGGCATCCGGCCGGTGACGTGGAACGAGTTCGAGAGCCTGTGCCGCAGAGTGGCCCAGGCGCTGGCGGTGCGCGAGATCGACGGGGTGGTGGGGATCGCCCGCAGCGGGTTGATTGCCGCCACCCAGGTAGCCCTGAACCTCCGAATCGACCTCTTCCCCGTCAGCCTCTCACGGAGAAGGGGAGACCGCGTCGTCGAACGCCATCCGGTGTGGCTGCAGCCTCCGGGCCAGGCGCTGGCGGGTCGCCGCGTCGCCGTCGTGGACGAGATCGCAGACACCGGCGAGACGCTGGCGATGGCCGCACGGGCCGTGCGTGACGCCGGAGCCGCAATCGTGGTGACCGCCGCGCTGGCGGCGTACACCTGGGCATCGCCGGCCCCCGACGTCCTTGCGCTGACGACGGATGCGCTCATTGTCTGGCCGTGGGGCCGCTACGTGCTGGAGGCGGGCCGCTGGGTGCTGCACCCCGAATACGCCGAGGCCCTTCGCCTGCAGGGCTACCAGAACCCCGAGGGGGCCCTGCCAAACGCCGGCGGGCCGGCGGCACATGACCGCCGACCAGCCCCATGA